CGCCGGTCTCCTGGCGCGGCGCGTCCTTCACGGGGGTGAGATGCCTGCGGAGCCACGCCTCGGTGGTGCTGACGTGGAGGAGCGCGGCGGCCTCGGCGAGCGCGGCGTCTCCGGCGGCCAGCGCGTCGTAGATCTCCTGGTGCTGGGCGAGTGTCCGGTCGGCGACGTCCCCGTCGACCATCCCGCGCCAGACCCGGGCCCGTACCGTCCGGCCGGAGATCCCCTCCAGCAGGCTCGCCAGCGTCTGGTTGCCCGTGGCGGAGGCGACGGCCTGGTGGAAGGCGGCGTCGTGCTTGTTGAGCAGTTCGACGTCGTCCCTGGCCGCGTGCATCGCGGCCAGATGTCCCGCCACCCCGGCGAGTTCGCCGGCCGAGATGCGGGTGGCGGCCAGGCCGGTGGCGACCGGCTCGAGGAGCCGGCGCACCTCGGTGAGCTCCAGCAGGGTGTCACCCTGGAGCAGTTCGACGGCGGAGCCCAGCCCTTCGAGGAGCACCCTCGGCTCCAGGGTCGTGACGTACGTGCCGTCGCCCCTGCGGATCTCCAGCACCCGGGCGACGACCAGCGCCTTGACCGCCTCGCGCATCAGCCCCCGGGACAGGCCCAGCTCCGCGGCCAGTTGCTGCTCCGGCGGCAGCTTCGCACCCGGCGGGAGTTCCCCTGAAGTGATCAGTTCCCGAATGCGCCTGATCGCCTTGTCGGTCAGTGACATCGCCCGGCCTCCAGCCTCGGCCTCCTGGATCGTGCGCAGCACGATACATCTGATGTCCGGGTAGGTGAGCCATCGGTGGAGCGCGGTCTCTGCACGGTGAGATCCGGTGCAACAGAGGCGTTAAGAGAGGTCTTTCCCTTTTGTGTGGGTGAAGTCTGCGCGAGAAGGGTTGTGTTGGTGTCCTCGGACATTTAATGTCTCCCGCGTGTCACGCCCGATGAGGTTGCGTTGACCGTGCTTTTCGCCGTACCGATCCGCGCCGGCCGTCGGCCGCCGGTGCGGCGTCACCGTCGCCCGCCGGTCACCCGGGCGACGAGGGAACCGCCGGGACTCTGCCAGGACTCACTGGAGGATCAGGATGCGGAGACTGACGCGCAGGGAGATGATCAGGCTCGGCACGGCGGGCACCGGAGCCGTGATGATGCCCGTCCCGTGGACGGCTGCCGCCCGTGCCGACTCGGCCGCACCCCCGGAAGTACGGGCGGTCGACGACCTGGCGCTGTGGTACGACGCGCCGGCCGGCTCGGACTGGCTGCGCGCGCTGCCGGTCGGGGCCGGCCGCCTCGGCGCCATGGTCTTCGGGAACGTCGGCACCGAGCGGCTTCAGCTCAACGAGGACACGCTCTGGGCGGGTGGTCCCTACGACCCCGCCAACCCCGCGGGCGCCGATGCCCTGCCGCAGATCAGGCAACTGGTCTTCGACGGCCAGTGGGAACAGGCGCAGTCGCTGATCGACCGGACGATGCTCGGCCGGCCGGCCGGAGAGCTGGCCTACCAGCCCGTCGGCGACCTCACCCTCACCTTTCCCGGCAGCGGGGGAACGTCCGGGTACCGGCGGTGGCTCGACCTCACCACCGCGACCACCGCGGTGACCTACGCGGCGAACGGCGTGCGGTTCCACCGCGAGGTGATCGCCAGCGCGCCCGACCAGCTGATTGTCATGCGCCTGACCGCCGATGCGCCGGGCTCGATCTCGTTCACGGCCACGTTCGCCAGCCCGCAGAGCTCCTCCGCGTCCAGCCCCGACGGAACGACGATCGCGCTGGAAGGGATCTCGGGCAGCATGGAGGGCATCGCCGGCTCGGTCCGGTTCCTCGCGCTGGCCAGAGCC
The Streptomyces sp. CNQ-509 DNA segment above includes these coding regions:
- a CDS encoding FadR/GntR family transcriptional regulator, producing the protein MSLTDKAIRRIRELITSGELPPGAKLPPEQQLAAELGLSRGLMREAVKALVVARVLEIRRGDGTYVTTLEPRVLLEGLGSAVELLQGDTLLELTEVRRLLEPVATGLAATRISAGELAGVAGHLAAMHAARDDVELLNKHDAAFHQAVASATGNQTLASLLEGISGRTVRARVWRGMVDGDVADRTLAQHQEIYDALAAGDAALAEAAALLHVSTTEAWLRRHLTPVKDAPRQETGA